TATAAGAGAGATCCCACGCCTCCGAAGGGCCTCGCACCCAGATCCCTCCCCTGTTTACTTTTTACCTGCTCTCGTGTAAAATGAGCGTAATAAAAGGAATATTATTTATTATTGTTTTCAACGCTCCTAAATATTTAACCGTTGTTCATTTCTACAATCCGCATCACCGCTTCTTTCCTGAAATAAATCCGTGCAACCAATTTGTCCGGGTTTAGGGGCAACACCAATACAATACGGGAGGTTACTAACAAGATGAGACAAGCGCCAGTCAGGGTGATTATCTGGGGACTAGGAGCCATGGGCAGCGGCATCGCCAATCTCCTGCTGAAGAAGAAGGGCTTTGAGATCGTCGGCGCCATCGACATGGGAGTGAAGCTCGGAAAGAGCATGTACGAGTTTTTGGAGACCCCCAGGGGCGACCGCCCGGACGTCGTTTTAACGGCGGCAGAGGACACCATCAAACCGGGTGCGGCCGACATCGTGCTGATCTGCACCGACTCTTTCGTCAAGGGAGCGTTCGACAAGATAAAGATGAGCGTCGAGAACGGCATGAACGTCATCTCCAGCGCCGAGCAGATGGCCTTCCCGAAGGCCGCCGAGCCCGAGCTGGCTGCAGAGATCGACCGTCTGGCCAAGCAGCACGGGGTATCTGTGCTCGGTACCGGCATAAACCCCGGCCTGATCATGGATCTGCTGGTGGTCATCTTCACCGGCGCGTGCGAGCAGGTCGACCACGTGCTCTCCCGCAGGGTGAACAGCCTCAGCCCGTTCGGCCCCACCGTCATGGAGGAGCAGGGCATCGGGATCACAGCCGACGAATTCATCAAGAGAAGGGACGACGGCAGCCTAGCGGGGCACGTCGGCTTCGTCGAGTCGATCAACATGATCGCCTCCGCCATCGGCTGGAAGGTCGACAGGGTCGAGCAGTCCATGGAGCCGATCGTCACCGAGGTGGACAGGAAGGCCCCTTACGGCTTCGCGAAGGCCGGCGATGTAGCTGGTTGTTCGATGAAGGGTTTCGGGTATGTCGACGGAGAGGTCAAGATAGAGATGGACCACCCTCAGCAGATAGAGCCTCAGCTCGGAGGCGTGGAAACCGGCGACTACGTGATCATCAAGGGCGTGCCCGATATCAGCATGGCCACCCAGCCGGAGGTCCCCGGCGGCATTGGAACGGTCGCCATGTGCGTGAACATGATTCCGCACGTGATCAACGCCCGCCCCGGCCTGAAGACGATGCTCGACCTGCCCGTGCCGCGCGCGATCATGGGCGACGTCAGGGAGATGATCGAGGAGTAGCTCGGACGGCGGGACCGTCGATGCGGCGTTCGGATCATCATCGCGCTTTTTTCAGATGAAAGGGTGAGTTAATTCAGCATGGAACGAGCAAATAAGGGAGACTGGGTTCAGATTCGCCAGACAGTGCTGACCCCCGAGGAGAGGGCACCGCAGGTACCGGAGGACACTAAAAAGGTCCCCCTGCTCCTGTGGGTCAAGGGTTTCGCCTGCGCGGGCGCCGCCAAGGGCGAGCAAGTGGAGATAGAGACTGTCACCGGTAGAAGAACCAAGGGCGAGCTGTTCGAGGTCAATCCACGATATATTCACGACTTCGGCGACTTCGTCCCGGAGCTTCTCCAGATGGACATGCAGTTGAAAAAGCTTCTAGAGGAGGATACTCCCAATGGCTAACCTCGACATGTCCTACGCGGCGGTGATGGGGCGAAGAAACGAGATCATGAAGCGGGCCGTCGGCATCGACTACAGTGTTTTCGAGTCCGGCGGGGTCGGTTTCGACTACGAGCGCATGATGCGCGAGGCGGGCTACACCCTGGAGGAGATCCGGGAGATCCAGTCCTCCACCGGCGTCGGCGACACGCCGATACTGGAGCTGCGCAACCTTACGGCCCTCGTCCGGAAGTTCTCCCCCAAGGGGAAGGGAGCTCGCATATTCATAAAGGACGAGGCCGCCAATCCGTCCGGGAGCTTCAAGGCACGCAGGGCGGCCAACGCCGTCTACCACGCGAAGCGCCACGGCTACAAGGGTGTTATAGCGGCCACCAGCGGTAACTACGGCGCCGCAGTCGCATCGCAGGCGGCCATGAGAGGCTTGAAGTGCATCATAGTTCAGGAGTGCTACGACAGCAGGATGGTCGGGCAGCCGGAGATCCTGGAGAAGCTACGCGCGTGCGAGGCCTACGGCGCCGAGGTGGTCCAGCTCTCGGTCGGGCCCGAGCTCTTTTATACCTTCCTGGTGCTGCTGGAGGAGACCGACTACTTCAACGCGTCCCTGTACACGCCGTTCGGTATCGCGGGGGTCGAGACGCTTGGATACGAGCTGATCGAGCAGTTCAAGTCCACCACCGGCAAGGCCCCGGACAAAGTGCTGATCACCCACGCGGGCGGAGGCAACGTGACCGGCACCGCCCGGGGCATGCAGAAGGCGGGCGCGACCGACACGGAGATAGTTGGCGCGAGTGTGGACCTCTCCGGCCTGCACATGGCGTCCGACCATGATTTCAACCGCAAGTCGTTCACCACCGGACACACTGGCTTCGGCATACCGTTCGCGACCTGGCCTGACAGGGCCGATGTGCCGCGCAACGCCGCCCGTCCCCTGCGCTACCTGGACAGGTACGTGCTGGTGAAGCAGGGCGAGGTCTTCTACATCACGGAGGCATTGGCGGTGCTCGAGGGTCTTGAGCGCGGTCCCGCCGGCAACACGTCGCTGACCGCAGCATTTGCGGTGGCCCAGGAGATGGACGAAGACCAGACCATCGTGGTGCAGGAGACCGAGTACACGGGCGCGGGCAAACACCCGATGCCGCAGCTCTCCTTCGCGCGCAGCAACGGTATCGACCTGCTGTTCGGGGACCCGGACGACGAGAAGCCGGGAACGAACATCATCTTCCCGAAGGATCCCTCCTTCATCAAGGTCCGCGACTTCGATCTGGACAAGGCGCGGAACTCCTACATACGCAACTGCGTGACCAACAACAAGCTCGAGAGTGCGACAGAGGAGGACGTGAAGTTCCTGGCCGAGGACACCAAGTCCAGTGCCGACTACGTCAAAGGAGCGCTGAGAGAGCTGAACGTAACGGTGAGATAGGAGAAACACCCGGGAGGGGCCCCCTCCCGGATCGATCTGAGAATAGAGAAGACAGGAGGCTGTTAACAAAATGAAACGTGCGGACGATTTCGAGCAGAGACGGGCTCACATCAAGGACCTCTCCGACGAGGAACTGAAAGCTCGCTTCTGGGAACTGGCGGACAAGATCGTCGCGCCGATGCTGGAGCTGGGCAGGACTCACACGACTCCGGCGGTCGAGCGCAGCGTGCTACTTCGCATGGGTTTTTCGAGCCTGGAAGTGAAGCCGATAGTGGAGGGAGTCATCCAAAGAGGGCTCATGGGAAAGGGCGCGGGCAACATAGTCTGGCGCCTTTCAAAGAAGCTGAGTGTCTCGGTGCGCGAGGCGGGGCTGGCCCTCGCCGAGGGAAAGCACTGGGAGAAGGTTGAAGAAATCTTCGGGAAGGGGTGCGCATAATGAAGCTCGATCCCAAGAAGAGGCTCGACATCAAGGAGATACTCAAGGATCTGGACAAGTACCGCCCGAAGAGACGCGGATGGACCTGGAGAGAGGGACGAAGCGAGAACCGGAAGGTTGGAGACTTTGAATACCACGAGACGGCCGAGGGCGTC
This DNA window, taken from Synergistaceae bacterium, encodes the following:
- a CDS encoding ornithine aminomutase gives rise to the protein MKRADDFEQRRAHIKDLSDEELKARFWELADKIVAPMLELGRTHTTPAVERSVLLRMGFSSLEVKPIVEGVIQRGLMGKGAGNIVWRLSKKLSVSVREAGLALAEGKHWEKVEEIFGKGCA
- a CDS encoding PLP-dependent lyase/thiolase; this encodes MANLDMSYAAVMGRRNEIMKRAVGIDYSVFESGGVGFDYERMMREAGYTLEEIREIQSSTGVGDTPILELRNLTALVRKFSPKGKGARIFIKDEAANPSGSFKARRAANAVYHAKRHGYKGVIAATSGNYGAAVASQAAMRGLKCIIVQECYDSRMVGQPEILEKLRACEAYGAEVVQLSVGPELFYTFLVLLEETDYFNASLYTPFGIAGVETLGYELIEQFKSTTGKAPDKVLITHAGGGNVTGTARGMQKAGATDTEIVGASVDLSGLHMASDHDFNRKSFTTGHTGFGIPFATWPDRADVPRNAARPLRYLDRYVLVKQGEVFYITEALAVLEGLERGPAGNTSLTAAFAVAQEMDEDQTIVVQETEYTGAGKHPMPQLSFARSNGIDLLFGDPDDEKPGTNIIFPKDPSFIKVRDFDLDKARNSYIRNCVTNNKLESATEEDVKFLAEDTKSSADYVKGALRELNVTVR
- a CDS encoding 2-amino-4-ketopentanoate thiolase translates to MERANKGDWVQIRQTVLTPEERAPQVPEDTKKVPLLLWVKGFACAGAAKGEQVEIETVTGRRTKGELFEVNPRYIHDFGDFVPELLQMDMQLKKLLEEDTPNG
- a CDS encoding dihydrodipicolinate reductase, coding for MRQAPVRVIIWGLGAMGSGIANLLLKKKGFEIVGAIDMGVKLGKSMYEFLETPRGDRPDVVLTAAEDTIKPGAADIVLICTDSFVKGAFDKIKMSVENGMNVISSAEQMAFPKAAEPELAAEIDRLAKQHGVSVLGTGINPGLIMDLLVVIFTGACEQVDHVLSRRVNSLSPFGPTVMEEQGIGITADEFIKRRDDGSLAGHVGFVESINMIASAIGWKVDRVEQSMEPIVTEVDRKAPYGFAKAGDVAGCSMKGFGYVDGEVKIEMDHPQQIEPQLGGVETGDYVIIKGVPDISMATQPEVPGGIGTVAMCVNMIPHVINARPGLKTMLDLPVPRAIMGDVREMIEE